The following proteins are encoded in a genomic region of Mycobacterium kiyosense:
- a CDS encoding integral membrane protein produces MRIARRETVAVSAAIALVVAAFVLPRLHLGVNPRRDTGLERFARHAGAAPIFGYWDIHYGWATVAAALLAVTVIGWGPVAAQRLSWRALILGTWATACGWAFALAMIDGWQRGFAGRLTTRDEYLWEVPGITDIPATLRGFAGRIVDFQPHSWTTHVSGHPPGALLTFVWLDRIGLHGGAWAGLLCLLVGSSAAAAVVIALRALADEPTARRAAPFVAMAPTAIWIAVSADGYFAGVAAWGIALLALAAHGKSRFPVPLAAAAGLLLGWGIFLSYGLVLIGLPALAVLISAPQWRAALRALGPAVLVAVAVAVAFAVSGFYWFDGYDLVRQRYWQGIAKDRPFQYWSWANLACTVCAVGLGGVAGLSRVFDAAAIRRRSGLHLLLLAALAAIVLADLSMLSKAETERIWLPFTVWLTAAPALLPVRSHRAWLTVNAAGALLLNSFIFTNW; encoded by the coding sequence GTGAGGATCGCGCGCCGGGAGACTGTCGCGGTGTCGGCCGCGATCGCACTGGTGGTCGCGGCGTTCGTGCTGCCACGGCTGCACCTGGGCGTCAACCCGCGCCGCGACACCGGCCTGGAACGCTTCGCCCGGCACGCCGGCGCCGCGCCCATCTTCGGCTACTGGGACATCCACTACGGCTGGGCAACGGTCGCCGCGGCGCTGCTGGCGGTGACTGTCATCGGCTGGGGACCGGTTGCAGCACAACGACTTTCGTGGCGTGCACTGATTCTGGGAACCTGGGCGACGGCGTGCGGATGGGCGTTCGCGCTGGCCATGATCGACGGCTGGCAGCGCGGTTTCGCGGGCCGGTTGACCACCCGGGACGAATACCTGTGGGAAGTCCCCGGCATCACCGACATCCCCGCGACGCTGCGCGGGTTCGCCGGCCGGATCGTCGACTTCCAACCGCACTCGTGGACCACGCACGTCTCGGGGCATCCGCCGGGCGCATTGCTGACGTTCGTGTGGCTCGACCGAATCGGCCTGCACGGCGGCGCCTGGGCCGGACTGCTGTGCCTGTTGGTGGGATCCAGCGCGGCCGCCGCCGTGGTGATCGCCCTGCGCGCGCTGGCCGACGAACCGACCGCGCGCCGCGCTGCCCCGTTCGTGGCGATGGCACCGACCGCGATCTGGATCGCGGTATCGGCCGACGGCTATTTCGCCGGGGTCGCGGCCTGGGGCATCGCGCTGCTGGCGTTGGCAGCACACGGCAAATCCCGCTTCCCGGTGCCGCTGGCCGCCGCAGCGGGGCTACTGCTCGGCTGGGGCATTTTTCTCAGCTATGGCCTGGTGCTGATCGGGTTGCCCGCGCTGGCGGTGCTGATCTCGGCGCCACAGTGGCGAGCGGCCCTGCGCGCGCTGGGACCGGCCGTACTGGTGGCGGTGGCGGTGGCGGTCGCGTTCGCCGTGTCCGGGTTCTACTGGTTCGATGGTTACGACCTTGTGCGACAACGCTATTGGCAGGGCATCGCGAAGGACCGGCCGTTTCAGTATTGGAGCTGGGCCAATCTGGCATGCACGGTCTGCGCGGTCGGCCTGGGCGGTGTCGCCGGGCTGAGCCGGGTGTTCGACGCCGCCGCCATCCGGCGCCGATCGGGCCTGCACCTGCTGCTACTCGCGGCCCTGGCCGCGATCGTCCTCGCGGATCTGAGCATGCTGAGCAAGGCCGAGACCGAGCGCATCTGGCTGCCGTTCACCGTCTGGCTCACCGCCGCCCCCGCGCTGCTGCCGGTGCGGTCGCACCGCGCGTGGCTGACCGTCAACGCCGCCGGGGCGCTGCTGCTGAACAGCTTCATCTTTACCAACTGGTAA
- a CDS encoding hypothetical protein (frameshifted, insertion at around 902803, deletion at around 902554,902626) has protein sequence MTKISGWLTPQCRATVEPVLAKLAAPGMANPDDDHPILDGRAAQDAVDRDTRTAEQRTHDALMGALRVLLQSGTLGQHHGLPTTLIVTTTLAELEAGAGRALTAGGTLLPMTDVIGPAARAHHYLAVFDHDKTLALYQGKRLATPEQRLVLLGKDRGCTKPGCTVPGYWTQVHHLEGWFAKQRTHIDELTLACGPDNRMVELRNYITRRNAHSLTEWIPPDHLDHGQPRTNCMHHPERPLKPDPKPEKEPEP, from the coding sequence ATGACCAAGATCAGCGGCTGGCTGACCCCCCAATGCCGCGCCACCGTCGAACCGGTGCTGGCCAAACTCGCCGCCCCCGGCATGGCCAACCCCGACGACGACCACCCGATCCTCGACGGGCGCGCCGCCCAAGACGCCGTGGACCGCGACACCCGCACCGCCGAGCAGCGCACCCACGACGCCCTGATGGGGGCCCTGCGCGTCCTGCTGCAGTCCGGCACACTCGGCCAACACCACGGCCTGCCCACCACCCTCATCGTGACCACCACCCTGGCCGAACTCGAAGCCGGCGCCGGCCGCGCCCTGACCGCCGGTGGCACCCTGCTGCCCATGACCGACGTGATCGGCCCGGCCGCCCGCGCGCACCACTACCTGGCCGTCTTCGACCACGACAAAACCCTGGCCCTCTACCAGGGCAAACGCCTGGCCACCCCCGAACAACGCCTGGTCCTGCTGGGCAAAGACCGCGGCTGCACCAAACCGGGCTGCACCGTGCCCGGCTACTGGACCCAGGTCCACCACCTCGAAGGCTGGTTCGCCAAACAACGCACCCACATCGACGAACTCACCCTGGCCTGCGGACCCGACAACCGCATGGTCGAACTGCGCAACTACATCACCCGCCGCAACGCCCACAGCCTCACCGAATGGATCCCCCCCGACCACCTCGACCACGGCCAACCCCGCACCAACTGCATGCACCACCCCGAACGACCACTGAAACCCGACCCCAAACCCGAGAAGGAACCCGAACCATAG
- a CDS encoding hypothetical protein (frameshifted, insertion at around 902617,902795, deletion at around 902554;~possible pseudo due to internal stop codon), with protein sequence MSSSTCGEIAAVLDGLDGEAERLCELSFEASTTAELLGVIDRVERIVRKLAVPGHAVINQLALAATNAELCGTLGQALSNRLRINKSDANQRITQTAAANATG encoded by the coding sequence ATGTCGTCGAGCACGTGTGGGGAGATCGCCGCGGTGCTCGACGGGCTCGATGGCGAGGCGGAACGCTTGTGTGAGTTGAGCTTTGAGGCCTCGACCACTGCGGAGCTGCTGGGTGTGATCGACCGGGTGGAACGCATCGTGCGCAAGCTGGCGGTGCCCGGGCATGCGGTGATCAACCAACTCGCCCTGGCGGCCACCAATGCTGAGCTGTGCGGCACCCTGGGACAGGCGTTGTCGAATCGGTTGCGGATCAACAAAAGTGACGCCAACCAACGCATCACCCAGACCGCGGCCGCCAACGCGACGGGCTGA
- the menE gene encoding putative 2-succinylbenzoate--CoA ligase: protein MRVPPGSATAVLLPALQRVLAGQDPALVVASERDDQRLRGLRVGEQIDDDVALVVTTSGTTGAPKGALLTAAALTASASATHRRIGGPGRWLLAVPPYHIAGLQVLIRSVIAGTVPVELDVSGGFDVSGLPRAVAELGSGRRYTALVAAQLAKVLTDSAATAALAELDAVLLGGGPAPRPVLEAASTAGITVIRTYGMSETAGGCVYDGVPLDGVGLRVRDDGRIVLGGATLAVGYRNPVDPDPFAEPGWFVTDDVGALDDSGALIVLGRVDDAISTGGLTVLPGPVEAALGTHPAVTDCAVFGVPDDRLGQRVVAAIVVGPGSKAPTLDELRAHVAATLDSTAAPRDLHVVAELPRRGIGKLDRTALIRRFGS, encoded by the coding sequence TTGCGCGTCCCCCCCGGATCAGCCACCGCGGTACTGCTTCCCGCCCTGCAACGCGTGCTCGCCGGGCAAGACCCGGCGCTGGTCGTGGCATCCGAGCGGGACGATCAGAGGCTGCGTGGCCTGCGGGTCGGCGAGCAGATCGACGACGACGTCGCCCTGGTCGTGACCACATCGGGAACCACCGGCGCACCCAAGGGTGCGCTGCTGACCGCGGCCGCACTGACCGCCAGCGCATCGGCGACCCACCGGCGCATCGGCGGTCCCGGCCGCTGGCTGCTGGCCGTGCCGCCGTATCACATCGCCGGGCTGCAGGTGCTGATCCGCAGCGTGATCGCCGGAACCGTGCCGGTCGAGCTGGACGTGTCCGGCGGATTCGACGTCAGCGGGCTGCCCCGCGCCGTAGCCGAATTGGGGTCCGGACGGCGTTACACGGCGTTGGTCGCCGCCCAGCTGGCCAAGGTGCTGACCGACTCCGCCGCGACCGCTGCGCTGGCCGAACTGGACGCCGTCCTGCTCGGCGGCGGTCCGGCACCGCGGCCGGTGCTCGAGGCCGCCTCGACGGCAGGCATCACCGTGATCCGGACCTACGGGATGAGCGAGACGGCCGGCGGCTGCGTGTACGACGGCGTCCCCCTGGACGGGGTGGGGCTGCGGGTGCGAGACGACGGCCGCATCGTGCTGGGTGGCGCCACCCTGGCGGTCGGCTATCGCAATCCGGTCGACCCCGACCCGTTCGCCGAGCCGGGCTGGTTTGTCACCGACGACGTTGGCGCCCTTGATGATTCGGGCGCACTGATCGTGTTGGGCCGGGTCGACGACGCGATCAGCACCGGTGGGCTGACCGTGCTGCCGGGCCCGGTCGAGGCGGCACTGGGCACCCATCCGGCGGTGACCGACTGCGCGGTGTTCGGTGTTCCCGACGACCGATTGGGCCAGCGGGTGGTCGCTGCGATCGTGGTCGGGCCGGGATCGAAAGCGCCGACGCTGGACGAGTTGCGTGCCCACGTCGCAGCGACCCTGGACAGCACCGCCGCGCCGCGCGACCTGCACGTGGTCGCCGAACTCCCGCGCCGCGGCATCGGCAAGCTGGACCGGACGGCGTTGATCCGCCGCTTCGGGTCTTAG
- the mtnP gene encoding S-methyl-5'-thioadenosine phosphorylase translates to MLGVIGGSGFYTFFDSDTRTVIPDTPYGRPSAPITVGAVGEHQVAFLPRHGADHEYTAHTVPYRANMWALRTVGVRRVFAPCAVGSLDPDVGPGSVVVPDQLVDRTSARADTYFDVGGVHTSFADPYCPTLRTAVTGLPDVRDGGTMVVIQGPRFSTRAESRWFAAAGFSLVNMTGYPEAILARELELCYAAIALVTDVDAGVAVGEGVKGVDVFAQFGQHIDKLKQLVRSALGRVATERTCTHCQQHAGVALPFELP, encoded by the coding sequence ATGCTCGGAGTGATCGGCGGCAGCGGCTTCTACACGTTTTTCGACTCGGACACCCGGACCGTAATCCCGGACACCCCGTACGGCCGGCCCAGCGCACCCATCACCGTCGGCGCCGTCGGGGAGCACCAGGTCGCTTTCCTGCCGCGGCACGGCGCGGACCACGAGTACACGGCGCACACCGTGCCTTACCGGGCCAATATGTGGGCGTTGCGCACGGTGGGAGTCCGGCGGGTGTTCGCGCCGTGTGCTGTCGGCAGCCTGGACCCCGACGTGGGACCCGGCTCGGTGGTGGTGCCCGATCAGCTGGTCGACCGGACCAGCGCGCGGGCGGACACCTACTTCGATGTCGGCGGGGTGCACACCAGCTTCGCCGACCCGTATTGCCCGACGCTGCGCACCGCCGTCACCGGCCTGCCCGACGTCCGCGATGGCGGCACGATGGTGGTCATCCAGGGTCCCCGGTTCTCCACACGCGCGGAGAGCCGATGGTTCGCCGCCGCCGGTTTCAGCCTGGTCAACATGACCGGCTACCCGGAGGCGATTCTCGCTCGCGAACTCGAATTATGTTATGCGGCAATCGCTTTGGTGACCGACGTGGACGCCGGCGTCGCGGTGGGCGAGGGCGTCAAGGGCGTCGACGTGTTCGCGCAGTTCGGGCAGCACATCGACAAGCTCAAGCAACTGGTTCGCTCAGCGCTGGGACGTGTCGCCACCGAGCGCACCTGCACGCACTGTCAGCAGCATGCCGGGGTGGCGCTGCCGTTCGAGCTGCCCTGA
- the menA gene encoding 1,4-dihydroxy-2-naphthoate octaprenyltransferase, producing MAPVVAGTGAAAWLHSAVWWKALLALGVALAFIVGVNYANDYSDGIRGTDDERAGPMRLVGSRAATPRAVLTAALVSLFIGCVAGLVLALVSGPWLIGVGIACVLGAWLYTGGSKPYGYSGYGEAAVFVFFGLTAVLGTQYVQALRIDWVGAVLAVAIGALSSSVLVANNLRDIPTDTVSGKITLAVRLGDHRTRVLYHSLLALTGVLTLVLLAATPWCAAGLVATPLALRADRPVRSGRGGPELIPVLRDTGLAMVVWAIAVAAALALAGNVGK from the coding sequence GTGGCGCCCGTCGTCGCCGGCACCGGGGCCGCGGCCTGGCTGCACTCCGCGGTGTGGTGGAAAGCGTTGTTGGCGTTGGGTGTGGCGCTGGCGTTCATCGTCGGGGTCAACTACGCCAACGACTACTCCGACGGCATCCGCGGCACCGACGACGAGCGGGCCGGCCCGATGCGCCTGGTCGGGTCGCGGGCGGCCACCCCGCGGGCGGTGCTGACCGCCGCACTGGTGAGCCTGTTCATCGGCTGTGTGGCCGGGCTGGTGCTGGCGCTGGTCAGCGGACCCTGGCTGATCGGCGTCGGCATCGCCTGCGTACTCGGCGCGTGGCTGTACACAGGTGGCTCCAAGCCCTACGGCTACTCCGGGTACGGCGAGGCGGCGGTGTTCGTCTTCTTCGGCCTGACCGCCGTGCTGGGCACCCAGTACGTTCAGGCGTTACGGATCGACTGGGTCGGCGCGGTGCTGGCCGTCGCGATCGGGGCGCTGTCGTCCTCAGTGCTGGTCGCCAACAACCTGCGCGACATTCCCACCGACACCGTGTCCGGCAAGATCACCCTGGCGGTCCGGCTGGGCGATCATCGCACCCGGGTGCTCTACCATTCGCTGCTGGCGCTGACCGGCGTGCTGACGCTGGTCCTGCTGGCCGCGACGCCGTGGTGTGCGGCGGGTCTGGTCGCCACGCCGCTGGCGCTGCGCGCCGACCGGCCGGTGCGATCCGGCCGCGGCGGCCCGGAGCTGATTCCGGTGCTGCGCGACACCGGGCTGGCCATGGTGGTGTGGGCGATTGCGGTGGCTGCGGCGTTGGCGCTGGCCGGAAATGTCGGCAAGTAA
- the pit gene encoding putative low-affinity inorganic phosphate transporter, whose protein sequence is MNIQLFLLIIVVVTALAFDFTNGFHDTGNAMATSIASGALAPKVAVALSAVLNLVGAFLSTAVAATIAKGLIDSHIVTLELVFAGLVGGVIWNLLTWLLGIPSSSSHALIGGIVGATIAAVGGHGVIWKGVMSKAIIPAVVSAILAILVGALATWLVYRITRGVPTERTEAGFRRGQIGSASLVSLAHGTNDAQKTMGIIFLALMSYGAIPKSASVPPLWVIVACAVAMATGTYLGGWRIIRTLGKGLVEIKSPQGMAAESSSAAVILLSAHFGYALSTTQVCTGSVMGSGLGKPGGEVRWGVAGRMATAWLVTLPLAGLVGAVTYWIVHLIGGYPGAIIGFGLLLAVSGVIYRQSRKVTVDHKNVNADWKGDLTAGLDSPDHEPSNGHGPRPGATPPQFGSDDSLTSGNVA, encoded by the coding sequence GTGAACATCCAGTTGTTCCTCTTGATCATCGTCGTGGTGACCGCGCTCGCCTTCGACTTCACCAACGGCTTTCACGACACCGGCAATGCGATGGCCACGTCCATCGCCAGTGGCGCGCTGGCGCCCAAGGTCGCGGTGGCGCTGTCAGCGGTACTGAACCTGGTGGGCGCGTTCCTGTCGACCGCGGTCGCGGCCACCATCGCCAAGGGCCTGATCGACTCGCACATCGTGACCCTCGAACTGGTATTCGCCGGTCTGGTCGGCGGCGTGATCTGGAACCTGCTCACCTGGCTCCTCGGTATCCCCTCGAGCTCCTCGCACGCACTGATCGGTGGCATCGTCGGCGCCACCATCGCCGCGGTCGGCGGACACGGGGTGATCTGGAAGGGCGTCATGTCCAAGGCGATCATCCCCGCCGTCGTGTCGGCGATCCTGGCCATCCTGGTCGGAGCGCTGGCCACCTGGTTGGTCTACCGAATCACCCGCGGTGTTCCGACCGAACGCACCGAGGCCGGGTTCCGGCGCGGCCAGATCGGTTCGGCGTCGCTGGTTTCGCTGGCACACGGCACCAACGACGCGCAGAAGACGATGGGCATCATCTTCCTGGCGCTGATGTCGTACGGGGCAATCCCCAAGTCGGCCTCGGTGCCACCACTGTGGGTCATCGTCGCCTGCGCGGTGGCCATGGCCACCGGCACCTACCTGGGCGGCTGGCGCATCATCCGCACGCTGGGCAAGGGCCTGGTCGAGATCAAGTCGCCGCAGGGCATGGCCGCAGAGTCGTCCTCGGCCGCGGTCATCCTGCTCTCTGCGCACTTCGGTTACGCGCTGTCGACAACCCAGGTCTGCACCGGTTCGGTGATGGGCAGTGGATTGGGCAAGCCGGGCGGCGAGGTGCGCTGGGGCGTGGCCGGCCGTATGGCAACCGCGTGGCTGGTCACGCTGCCGCTGGCCGGGCTGGTCGGTGCGGTGACCTACTGGATCGTCCACCTGATCGGCGGGTACCCGGGAGCCATCATCGGCTTCGGCCTGTTGCTGGCGGTATCCGGCGTGATCTACCGGCAGTCGCGCAAGGTCACCGTCGACCACAAGAACGTTAACGCCGATTGGAAGGGCGACCTGACCGCTGGTCTGGACAGTCCAGACCACGAACCGTCCAACGGCCACGGACCCCGTCCCGGTGCGACACCACCTCAGTTCGGCTCCGATGACTCGCTGACTTCAGGGAATGTGGCATGA
- the fadD8 gene encoding acyl-CoA synthetase has translation MSDDLLRNPTHNGHLLVGALKRHKNRPVLFLGDTTLTGGQLAERISQYVQAFEALGAGTGVTVGLLSLNRPEVLMILGASQTQGYRRTALHPLGSLDDHAYVLSDAGASALIIDPNPMFVERALGLLEKVPSLQRILTIGPVPEALRGVAVDLSAEAAKYEPKPLVVADLPPNHIGGLTYTGGTTGKPKGVIGTTGNIATMTQIQLAEWEWPEHPRFLMCTPLSHAGAAFFTPTVVKGGEMVVLSKFDPAEVLKVIEEQRITATMLVPSMLYALMDHPDSQTRDLSSLETVYYGASAINPVRLAEAIRRFGPIFAQYYGQSEAPMVITYLAKADHDEKRLTSCGRPTLFARVALLGEDGKPVPQGEPGEICVSGPLLAGGYWQLPEATAETFRDGWLHTGDMAREDEDGFYFIVDRVKDMIVTGGFNVFPREVEDVIAEHPSVAQVCVVGTPDEKWGEAVTAVVVLRADAAQDEAAVEAMTVEVQAAVKERKGSVQSPKRVVVVDALPLTGLGKPDKKAVRAQFWEGAGRAVG, from the coding sequence ATGAGCGACGACCTGCTGCGCAACCCGACCCACAACGGCCACCTGCTGGTTGGCGCACTCAAACGGCACAAGAACAGACCGGTGCTGTTTCTCGGGGACACCACCCTGACCGGTGGTCAGCTCGCCGAACGGATCAGCCAGTACGTCCAGGCCTTCGAAGCACTGGGCGCCGGCACCGGGGTCACCGTTGGGCTGCTGTCGCTCAACCGCCCCGAGGTGCTGATGATCCTGGGCGCCAGCCAGACCCAGGGCTACCGGCGCACCGCGCTGCACCCGCTCGGCTCGCTGGACGACCACGCCTACGTGCTCTCCGACGCCGGCGCCAGCGCGTTGATCATCGACCCCAACCCGATGTTCGTCGAGCGCGCACTGGGTCTGCTGGAGAAGGTGCCCTCCCTGCAGCGGATCCTGACCATCGGGCCGGTGCCCGAGGCGTTGCGCGGTGTGGCGGTGGACCTGTCGGCGGAGGCCGCCAAATACGAGCCCAAGCCGCTGGTGGTCGCCGACCTACCGCCAAACCACATCGGCGGCCTCACCTACACCGGCGGCACCACCGGAAAACCCAAGGGTGTGATCGGCACCACCGGCAACATCGCCACCATGACCCAGATCCAGCTCGCGGAGTGGGAATGGCCCGAGCATCCGCGTTTCCTGATGTGCACCCCGCTGTCGCATGCCGGTGCGGCCTTCTTCACGCCGACGGTGGTCAAAGGCGGCGAGATGGTGGTGCTATCCAAGTTCGACCCGGCCGAGGTGTTGAAAGTTATTGAAGAGCAACGTATTACGGCTACCATGCTGGTGCCGTCGATGCTCTACGCGCTGATGGACCACCCGGATTCGCAGACCCGCGACCTGTCCTCGCTGGAGACGGTGTACTACGGCGCCTCGGCGATCAACCCGGTGCGGTTGGCCGAGGCGATCCGCCGCTTCGGCCCCATCTTCGCCCAGTACTACGGGCAGTCCGAGGCGCCGATGGTGATCACCTATCTGGCCAAGGCCGACCATGACGAGAAGCGCCTGACCTCCTGCGGACGCCCCACCCTGTTCGCGCGGGTGGCGCTGCTCGGCGAGGACGGCAAGCCGGTGCCGCAGGGCGAGCCGGGCGAAATCTGTGTCAGCGGACCACTTTTGGCGGGCGGGTACTGGCAGTTGCCCGAGGCGACCGCCGAGACCTTCCGAGACGGCTGGCTGCACACCGGCGACATGGCGCGCGAGGACGAGGACGGCTTCTACTTCATCGTCGACCGGGTCAAGGACATGATCGTCACCGGCGGCTTCAATGTGTTCCCCCGGGAAGTCGAGGACGTCATCGCCGAGCACCCGTCCGTTGCGCAGGTGTGTGTGGTCGGTACACCCGACGAGAAGTGGGGCGAGGCCGTCACCGCGGTGGTGGTGCTCCGTGCCGACGCCGCCCAGGATGAGGCCGCCGTGGAGGCGATGACCGTCGAGGTCCAGGCCGCGGTCAAGGAACGCAAGGGTTCGGTGCAGTCGCCCAAGCGGGTGGTCGTGGTGGATGCTCTGCCGCTGACCGGACTGGGCAAGCCGGACAAGAAGGCCGTCCGCGCACAGTTCTGGGAGGGCGCCGGGCGCGCCGTGGGCTGA
- a CDS encoding oxidoreductase — protein sequence MSKSPLRRLTDQLVLASMRPPAAPQVLLNRPVIKPVELHGKRVLLTGASSGIGAAAAEQFAERGATVVAVARRQDLLDELADRITAGGGTALSIPCDISDMDAVDALIADVNERIGGVDILINNAGRSIRRPLIESLERWHDVERTMKLNYYAPLRLMRGLAPGMIERGDGHVINVSTWGVLNEAAPLFAVYNASKAALTAVTRIAETEWGPKGVHSTALYYPLVATPMIAPTKAYAGLPALTSQEAGEWMVTAARTRPVQIAPRMAIAAKALNTVGPRWVNSLMQRRNGSA from the coding sequence GTGAGTAAGAGCCCGTTACGCCGACTGACCGACCAGCTGGTGCTGGCCAGCATGCGCCCGCCCGCGGCGCCCCAGGTACTGCTCAATCGCCCGGTGATCAAACCCGTCGAACTGCACGGCAAACGGGTGCTGCTCACCGGCGCCTCCTCGGGCATCGGCGCGGCCGCGGCCGAACAGTTCGCCGAGCGCGGCGCCACCGTCGTCGCCGTCGCGCGACGTCAGGATCTGCTGGACGAACTCGCCGACCGGATCACCGCCGGCGGCGGAACGGCGTTGTCGATCCCCTGCGACATCTCCGACATGGACGCCGTCGACGCCCTGATCGCCGACGTCAACGAGCGGATCGGCGGGGTCGACATCCTGATCAACAACGCCGGCCGATCCATCCGGCGGCCACTCATCGAGTCACTGGAACGCTGGCACGACGTCGAGCGGACCATGAAGCTGAACTACTACGCGCCGCTGCGGCTGATGCGCGGACTGGCCCCCGGGATGATCGAGCGCGGCGACGGCCACGTCATCAACGTCTCGACCTGGGGAGTGCTCAACGAGGCAGCCCCGCTGTTCGCCGTCTACAACGCCTCCAAGGCCGCGCTGACCGCGGTGACCCGGATCGCCGAAACCGAATGGGGCCCCAAGGGCGTGCACTCGACGGCCCTCTACTACCCGTTGGTGGCCACCCCGATGATCGCCCCCACCAAGGCCTACGCCGGCCTGCCCGCCCTGACCTCTCAGGAGGCCGGTGAATGGATGGTCACCGCGGCCCGCACCCGGCCGGTGCAGATCGCGCCCCGGATGGCCATCGCGGCCAAGGCCCTCAACACCGTGGGACCGCGCTGGGTCAACTCGTTGATGCAGCGCCGCAACGGCTCGGCCTGA
- the menB gene encoding 1,4-dihydroxy-2-naphthoyl-CoA synthase, with amino-acid sequence MTANPFDPGIWRTVDGFDDLTDVTYHHHVNDATVRVAFDRPEVRNAFRPHTVDELYRVLDHARMSPDVGVVLLTGNGPSPKDGGWAFCSGGDQRIRGRSGYQYASGETADTVDAARAGRLHILEVQRLIRFMPKVVICLVNGWAAGGGHSLHVVCDLTLASREHARFKQTDADVGSFDGGYGSAYLARQVGQKFAREIFFLGRPYTAEQMHRMGAVNEVVDHAELEAVGAQWAAEINAKSPQAQRMLKFAFNLLDDGLVGQQLFAGEATRLAYMTDEAVEGRDAFLQKRPPDWSPFPRYF; translated from the coding sequence TTGACCGCCAACCCCTTTGACCCCGGCATCTGGAGAACTGTCGACGGATTCGACGACCTGACCGATGTCACCTATCACCACCACGTCAACGACGCGACGGTGCGGGTGGCGTTCGACCGCCCCGAGGTGCGCAACGCGTTCCGCCCGCACACCGTCGACGAGTTGTACCGGGTGCTCGACCATGCGCGGATGTCACCCGACGTCGGCGTGGTGCTGCTGACCGGCAACGGACCCTCGCCCAAGGACGGCGGCTGGGCCTTCTGCTCCGGCGGCGACCAACGCATCCGCGGCCGCAGCGGTTACCAGTACGCGTCCGGCGAAACCGCCGACACGGTCGACGCGGCACGGGCCGGGCGGCTGCACATCCTGGAGGTGCAGCGGCTGATCCGGTTCATGCCCAAAGTGGTGATCTGCCTGGTCAACGGCTGGGCCGCCGGCGGCGGGCACAGCCTGCACGTGGTGTGCGACCTCACCCTGGCCAGCCGCGAGCACGCCCGGTTCAAGCAGACCGACGCCGACGTCGGCAGTTTCGACGGCGGTTACGGCAGCGCGTATCTCGCACGTCAGGTGGGCCAGAAGTTCGCCCGCGAGATCTTCTTCCTGGGCCGGCCGTACACCGCCGAGCAGATGCATCGGATGGGCGCGGTGAACGAGGTTGTCGACCACGCCGAACTGGAAGCCGTCGGCGCCCAGTGGGCAGCCGAGATCAACGCGAAATCTCCTCAGGCGCAACGGATGTTGAAGTTTGCGTTCAACCTGCTCGACGACGGGCTGGTGGGCCAGCAGCTGTTCGCCGGGGAAGCCACCCGGCTGGCGTACATGACCGACGAGGCCGTCGAGGGCAGAGATGCCTTCCTGCAGAAGCGCCCACCCGACTGGAGCCCGTTTCCGCGGTACTTCTGA